One Deltaproteobacteria bacterium DNA window includes the following coding sequences:
- a CDS encoding sel1 repeat family protein, with the protein MTSLVMALVLVAGAPDKAALAKADADHCTKADGTADTAQACHRACDAGLLDSCHALAKLYDLGKGVELDAKRALSILRAACAKDHAQSCFDAGKRLLQPTSGKADEKHGHAMLEKACKLGIKEACPSAPDAGG; encoded by the coding sequence ATGACGTCGCTCGTGATGGCGCTGGTGCTGGTCGCCGGCGCTCCGGACAAGGCCGCGCTGGCCAAGGCCGACGCGGACCACTGCACCAAGGCCGATGGGACGGCGGACACTGCCCAGGCCTGCCACCGCGCGTGCGATGCGGGCCTGCTGGATTCGTGTCACGCGCTCGCGAAGCTCTACGACCTGGGCAAGGGCGTAGAGCTCGACGCCAAGCGGGCGCTGAGCATCCTCCGCGCGGCCTGCGCCAAGGACCACGCGCAAAGCTGCTTCGACGCGGGCAAGCGGCTCTTGCAGCCCACCTCGGGCAAGGCCGACGAGAAGCACGGCCACGCGATGCTCGAGAAGGCCTGCAAGCTGGGCATCAAAGAGGCGTGTCCGAGCGCGCCCGACGCCGGCGGCTGA
- a CDS encoding HD domain-containing protein, giving the protein MLRSADFFPRSSAVAKVFVKDIQAGERVESIFKVGKKSLPTGKSGKPYLAVVLFDKTGEIDARVWDNAADIEKTFEVGDLVTVVASTVVHQGHPQLKLDSIAKGELGELTADDFAQPPPREEPAKEVPHAGGAAERRFSEVVSLIDRIGDPHLRQLLRSFTDDAELAPLIKRAPAAKTIHHAYPGGLLEHTLSCMKLAHRLADHYPMVDRDLVVAGAFLHDVMKVKELSFERGTEYTDEGRLVGHLVMTAQQIHARARAIEGFPALLEQHVTHIVLAHHGSLEYGSPKIPATLEALLVHALDELDSRVNSWLGIMQRDQGDNWTSFDKLYERHFWKGPAPTQGGKRPVESRIGGKKRHKVPAAASGDGGGEHKHERPERPPRENRPPRENRPPREDRPPREDRPPREARPDRPPREPRAPKGEVKLTFKPFAAIASEPEPEAPAEPSAPAEPAAPTEGGNNGASQE; this is encoded by the coding sequence GTGCTACGGTCCGCCGACTTTTTTCCGAGGAGCAGCGCCGTGGCCAAGGTCTTCGTCAAGGACATCCAAGCTGGGGAGCGTGTGGAGTCCATCTTCAAAGTCGGCAAGAAGAGCCTGCCCACGGGCAAGAGCGGCAAGCCCTACCTGGCCGTGGTGCTCTTCGACAAGACGGGCGAGATCGACGCGCGCGTCTGGGACAACGCCGCCGACATCGAGAAGACCTTCGAGGTGGGCGACCTGGTGACGGTCGTGGCCAGCACGGTGGTGCACCAGGGCCACCCGCAGCTCAAGCTCGACAGCATCGCCAAGGGCGAGCTGGGTGAGCTCACCGCCGACGACTTCGCCCAGCCGCCGCCGCGCGAGGAGCCCGCGAAGGAGGTGCCGCACGCCGGGGGCGCCGCCGAGCGCCGCTTCTCCGAGGTGGTCTCGCTCATCGACCGCATCGGCGATCCGCACCTGCGCCAACTCCTGCGCAGCTTCACCGACGACGCCGAGCTCGCGCCGCTCATCAAGCGCGCGCCCGCAGCGAAGACGATCCACCACGCGTATCCGGGCGGCCTGCTGGAGCACACGCTCTCGTGCATGAAGCTCGCGCACCGCCTGGCCGACCACTACCCAATGGTGGACCGCGATCTCGTCGTGGCGGGCGCGTTCCTGCACGACGTGATGAAGGTGAAGGAGCTCAGCTTCGAGCGCGGCACCGAGTACACCGACGAGGGCCGGCTGGTGGGCCACCTGGTGATGACCGCGCAGCAGATCCACGCGCGCGCGCGCGCCATCGAGGGCTTCCCGGCGCTGCTGGAGCAGCACGTCACCCACATCGTGCTCGCGCACCACGGCTCGCTCGAGTACGGCTCGCCCAAGATTCCGGCCACGCTCGAGGCGCTGCTGGTGCACGCGCTCGACGAGCTCGACAGCCGCGTGAACAGCTGGCTGGGCATCATGCAGCGCGACCAGGGCGACAACTGGACCAGCTTCGACAAGCTCTACGAGCGGCACTTCTGGAAGGGCCCCGCGCCCACGCAGGGCGGCAAGCGGCCGGTGGAGTCGCGCATCGGCGGCAAGAAGCGGCACAAGGTGCCCGCGGCCGCGTCGGGCGATGGCGGCGGCGAGCACAAGCACGAGCGCCCCGAGCGTCCGCCGCGCGAGAATCGTCCGCCGCGTGAGAATCGTCCCCCGCGCGAGGACCGCCCGCCGCGCGAGGATCGCCCGCCCCGCGAGGCGCGTCCCGATCGCCCGCCGCGTGAGCCGCGCGCGCCGAAGGGCGAGGTGAAGCTCACGTTCAAGCCGTTCGCGGCCATCGCCTCGGAGCCGGAGCCCGAGGCGCCGGCCGAGCCCTCTGCGCCGGCTGAGCCCGCAGCGCCGACCGAGGGCGGGAACAACGGGGCCAGCCAGGAATGA
- a CDS encoding peroxiredoxin, which produces MLHVGDRAPEFHALTTTGVRIDLDAYSGKWLVLYFFPKAFTPGCTAEARRFRDNFPEIQSLGAEVLGVSHDDHATQCDFAKTMAVTFPLVADADRKIARDYGVSRALLPFDKRVTYVIDPQRRVRAVFHHEFQVSKHLDDVLLFLQRNAKR; this is translated from the coding sequence GTGCTTCACGTCGGCGACCGCGCGCCCGAGTTTCATGCGCTCACCACCACCGGTGTGCGCATCGACCTCGATGCCTACTCGGGCAAGTGGTTGGTGCTCTACTTCTTCCCCAAGGCGTTCACGCCGGGCTGCACCGCCGAGGCGCGCCGGTTCCGCGACAACTTCCCGGAGATCCAGTCGCTGGGCGCGGAGGTCCTGGGCGTCTCGCACGACGACCACGCCACCCAGTGCGACTTCGCCAAGACGATGGCCGTGACCTTTCCGCTCGTCGCCGACGCGGACCGCAAGATCGCGCGCGACTACGGCGTGAGCCGCGCGTTGCTGCCGTTCGACAAGCGGGTCACGTACGTCATCGACCCGCAGCGCAGGGTGCGCGCGGTGTTCCACCACGAGTTCCAGGTGAGCAAGCACCTCGACGACGTGCTGCTGTTCCTGCAGCGCAACGCCAAGCGCTGA
- a CDS encoding TraR/DksA C4-type zinc finger protein, protein MSEPSQPEKPQEPWRLVHREFLGQLKALLNDEPRLTAALQGVTLEQMVNGLLAQVCQSQNVALAEYFRNFEHDRSAQRQLESVMRVLLQAPAVMELRRPGLLLEVRRELQLLEFALSGDEPTSDIWGAMDPTEQQRVRAAAAGMRGSDPVLLERVRKSLGRGEQFGTCESCGKPIPVGRMQIVAAAERCAPCQAKLDGAPEEAPVVAAQVTVFYPRPMHAPAPR, encoded by the coding sequence GTGAGCGAGCCCAGCCAGCCCGAGAAGCCTCAAGAGCCGTGGCGACTCGTGCACCGCGAGTTCCTCGGGCAGCTCAAGGCCCTGCTCAACGACGAGCCGCGCCTCACCGCCGCGCTCCAGGGCGTGACCCTCGAGCAGATGGTGAACGGGCTCCTCGCGCAGGTGTGCCAATCGCAGAATGTGGCGCTCGCGGAGTACTTCCGGAACTTCGAGCACGACCGCAGTGCGCAGCGCCAGCTCGAGAGCGTGATGCGCGTGCTCCTCCAAGCGCCCGCGGTGATGGAGCTGCGTCGACCGGGGCTGCTGCTGGAGGTGCGTCGCGAGCTGCAGCTCCTCGAGTTCGCGCTCTCGGGCGACGAGCCGACGTCCGACATCTGGGGCGCCATGGATCCCACGGAGCAGCAACGCGTTCGTGCGGCCGCTGCGGGCATGCGCGGCTCGGATCCGGTGCTGCTGGAGCGCGTCCGCAAGTCGCTGGGCCGCGGCGAGCAGTTCGGCACCTGCGAGTCGTGCGGCAAGCCCATCCCGGTGGGCCGCATGCAGATCGTGGCTGCCGCGGAGCGCTGCGCACCGTGCCAGGCCAAGCTCGACGGCGCGCCCGAAGAAGCGCCGGTCGTGGCCGCGCAGGTCACGGTCTTCTATCCGCGGCCAATGCATGCGCCGGCGCCGCGCTAA
- a CDS encoding PRC-barrel domain-containing protein codes for MNATFADLQRLAVIDASGGHLGKVVDLQIDPADWTVKALVVRLERRAAERLGAKRFLAPSLLALKIIHVHAVGDAVLLRETLDELAREVNTSAPA; via the coding sequence ATGAATGCGACGTTCGCCGACCTGCAGCGCCTGGCCGTCATCGACGCGAGCGGCGGCCACCTCGGCAAGGTCGTGGATCTGCAGATCGATCCCGCGGACTGGACCGTGAAGGCCCTCGTGGTCCGCCTGGAACGGCGTGCGGCTGAACGCCTGGGTGCGAAGCGCTTCCTCGCGCCCAGCCTGCTCGCCCTCAAGATCATCCACGTCCACGCCGTGGGTGACGCCGTGCTCCTCCGGGAGACCCTCGACGAGCTCGCACGAGAAGTGAACACCTCGGCCCCCGCGTAG
- a CDS encoding CehA/McbA family metallohydrolase, which translates to MRIWLGLCAALLLAACHHGTSTTDAGPIDAGPVDAGPPDSGPPPPAFRCDIDLSPFLASTAGGAFARPITDASDLLTGDAAQGKLGDYLIGNETIHVIVQGPDRHLGPQPFGGNIIDAALVGDDMHDEFGEVGLFYNFGRTVDAQHFEILRDGSEGGPAVIAASGQDALNDWVAVKTQLQQKLGSPPLVDPEQALPLRITNYFVLAPGEKRVKEITAFCNDGAQPVGLEVGDLTDPGGNVEFFNPDACVHGFGYSNTFCFGLDGLSWYGYLGTGVAYGYAPYHPGSATQPEENSVSLTVAGVTGSVLGATGIPGLLSWFNDAGPDGRQGELDVPASGQAVMARDFVVGRDLGDVASTIEKTRAPILNRTTVPLSGTVIDTLGAPVAGARVAVERAGSAIGVETIFTTDANGQYQGALYPGSYSVSAWAPGRPIASPQPVALSGSPVTQNFTLSLTRSLSVTVQDDASNPLPAKVTLLCVESGGCPTPNAQLGLYTDITRDPLPNDVALQGFVPPSGTATFQVPPGEYEALVSRGPAYSIYPPSWPGSGQLLDLRVADKSLAATLVRVVDTTGWLASDFHVHAINSPDSYVPNVDRVESYLAEGMEVLVSTDHEFVTDLAPYNQALGGQSLLATVIGEECSPMNFGHYILYPYPIVRGDLNGGALDWAGGSGPTFTLGQMFAAARNAGVGTIQFNHPRGFLGGLSYLHVDMDTLATHAPASDFRMDPGTTPPNDTGLMSSNFDSFELLNPGIDGFDGNSDAAHANFNDWFTLLSEGLKATGTGVSDTHMQFATAAGYWRTWVQTGVDSPANLQPAQLSSAVNTMKATVSDGPFILFTGHRLDANGNPASADVGPGEVIPPGAGDVEFTIDVQVPEYMDLSRIELYTHSPGDDATCPLDPSGPNAATERVACNGVSNTHWPANSILASRDIVLGPNDLETVGTVDGQAVHRYHHLETFQIPAPAGDTWIVPFVYGTTDLFPLVYAKVDSTGQRVPAIPFALANPIFIDADGNGYDHPPFTPPSSASAPLPVAKPPPPDPRRGLREFMEIMTAK; encoded by the coding sequence ATGCGCATCTGGCTTGGCCTCTGCGCCGCGCTCTTGCTCGCGGCCTGCCACCACGGAACCTCCACCACCGACGCCGGCCCCATTGATGCCGGTCCCGTTGATGCGGGCCCGCCTGACTCAGGCCCCCCGCCGCCCGCGTTCCGCTGCGACATCGACCTCTCGCCGTTCCTCGCGAGCACCGCCGGCGGCGCCTTCGCGCGGCCCATCACCGACGCGAGCGACCTCCTCACCGGTGACGCCGCCCAGGGAAAGCTCGGCGACTACCTCATCGGCAACGAGACCATTCACGTGATCGTCCAGGGCCCGGACCGGCACCTGGGGCCGCAGCCCTTCGGCGGCAACATCATCGACGCCGCGCTCGTGGGCGATGACATGCACGACGAGTTCGGCGAGGTGGGGCTCTTCTACAACTTCGGCCGGACCGTCGACGCGCAGCACTTCGAGATCCTCCGCGACGGCTCCGAGGGCGGACCGGCCGTCATCGCCGCGAGCGGCCAGGACGCGCTCAACGACTGGGTGGCGGTGAAGACGCAGCTTCAGCAGAAGCTGGGCTCGCCGCCGCTGGTGGACCCCGAGCAAGCGCTGCCCCTGCGCATCACCAACTACTTCGTGCTCGCGCCGGGCGAGAAGCGGGTGAAGGAGATCACCGCGTTCTGCAACGACGGCGCGCAGCCCGTGGGCCTCGAGGTGGGCGACCTGACCGACCCCGGCGGCAACGTGGAGTTCTTCAACCCCGACGCCTGCGTGCACGGCTTCGGCTACTCGAACACCTTCTGCTTCGGCCTCGACGGCTTGAGCTGGTACGGCTACCTGGGCACGGGCGTCGCGTACGGCTACGCGCCCTACCATCCCGGCTCGGCGACCCAGCCCGAGGAGAACTCGGTGTCGCTCACCGTGGCCGGCGTGACGGGCTCGGTGCTCGGCGCGACCGGCATCCCGGGCTTGCTCTCGTGGTTCAACGACGCCGGCCCAGATGGCCGCCAGGGCGAGCTCGACGTGCCCGCGAGCGGCCAGGCGGTGATGGCGCGCGACTTCGTGGTGGGCCGTGACCTCGGCGACGTGGCATCCACGATCGAGAAGACGCGCGCCCCGATCCTGAACCGCACCACCGTCCCGCTCTCGGGCACGGTCATCGACACGCTCGGCGCACCGGTCGCTGGCGCGCGCGTGGCCGTGGAGCGCGCGGGCAGCGCCATCGGCGTGGAGACCATCTTCACCACCGACGCGAACGGCCAGTACCAGGGCGCGCTCTATCCCGGCAGCTACAGCGTGTCCGCGTGGGCGCCTGGCCGCCCCATCGCCAGCCCCCAACCGGTCGCGCTCAGCGGCTCGCCGGTGACGCAGAACTTCACGCTCTCGCTCACCCGGAGCTTGAGCGTCACCGTGCAGGACGACGCGTCGAACCCGCTGCCCGCGAAGGTCACCCTGCTCTGCGTGGAGAGCGGCGGCTGCCCCACGCCGAACGCGCAGCTCGGGCTCTACACCGACATCACCCGCGACCCGCTCCCGAACGACGTGGCGCTGCAGGGCTTCGTGCCGCCCTCGGGGACGGCGACGTTCCAGGTGCCGCCGGGCGAGTACGAGGCGCTGGTCTCGCGCGGGCCGGCGTACAGCATCTACCCGCCCAGCTGGCCCGGCTCGGGGCAACTCCTGGACCTGCGCGTGGCGGACAAGTCGCTCGCGGCCACGCTGGTGCGCGTGGTGGACACCACCGGCTGGCTGGCCAGCGACTTCCACGTGCACGCCATCAACTCGCCGGACTCGTACGTGCCCAACGTGGACCGCGTGGAGAGCTACCTCGCCGAGGGCATGGAGGTGCTCGTCTCCACCGACCACGAGTTCGTGACCGACCTCGCGCCCTACAACCAGGCGCTCGGCGGACAGAGCCTGCTGGCGACGGTCATCGGCGAGGAGTGCAGCCCGATGAACTTCGGCCACTACATCCTCTACCCGTACCCGATCGTCCGCGGCGACTTGAATGGCGGCGCGCTCGACTGGGCCGGCGGCTCGGGGCCGACGTTCACGTTGGGCCAGATGTTCGCCGCGGCGAGGAACGCCGGCGTGGGCACCATCCAGTTCAACCACCCGCGCGGCTTCCTGGGCGGCCTGAGCTACCTCCACGTGGACATGGACACCCTCGCCACGCACGCACCGGCGTCGGACTTCCGCATGGACCCGGGCACCACGCCGCCCAACGACACGGGCCTGATGAGCTCGAACTTCGACTCGTTCGAGCTCTTGAACCCCGGCATCGACGGCTTCGATGGCAACAGCGACGCGGCCCACGCGAACTTCAACGACTGGTTCACGCTGCTCTCCGAGGGACTCAAGGCCACGGGCACGGGCGTCTCGGACACCCACATGCAGTTCGCGACGGCCGCGGGCTATTGGCGCACCTGGGTGCAGACCGGCGTGGACTCACCGGCGAACTTGCAGCCCGCGCAGCTCTCGAGCGCGGTGAACACCATGAAGGCCACCGTCAGCGACGGGCCGTTCATCCTCTTCACGGGCCATCGGCTGGACGCCAACGGCAATCCCGCGAGCGCGGACGTCGGCCCGGGCGAGGTGATTCCGCCCGGCGCCGGCGACGTGGAATTCACGATCGACGTGCAGGTGCCGGAGTACATGGACCTGAGTCGCATCGAGCTCTACACGCACTCGCCAGGCGACGATGCCACCTGCCCGCTCGACCCCAGCGGTCCCAACGCGGCCACCGAGCGCGTGGCGTGCAACGGCGTCTCCAACACGCACTGGCCGGCGAACAGCATCCTCGCCTCGCGCGACATCGTGCTCGGGCCGAATGATCTGGAGACGGTGGGGACCGTCGATGGGCAGGCGGTGCATCGCTACCACCACCTCGAGACCTTCCAGATTCCGGCGCCCGCGGGCGACACGTGGATCGTGCCGTTCGTCTACGGGACCACGGACCTCTTCCCGCTCGTGTACGCGAAGGTCGACTCCACGGGGCAGCGCGTCCCGGCGATCCCCTTCGCGCTCGCGAACCCCATCTTCATCGACGCCGACGGCAACGGCTACGACCACCCGCCCTTCACACCGCCGTCGAGCGCGAGCGCGCCGCTGCCCGTGGCCAAGCCCCCGCCGCCGGATCCCAGGCGCGGCCTGCGCGAGTTCATGGAGATCATGACCGCCAAGTAG
- a CDS encoding peptidylprolyl isomerase produces the protein MRRIPVALLLALAACPKPPPAVVDAGPPPVISQDILVRPVVTHRARVQHVLIGWGDLSAVYRGAMDERAKLRTQAGAEDVVRSVLQRVKEGESFEQLMSEYSEDLRSSHNGSSYEVLPDGKLQPGFQALSLRLNVGEVGVCRSEFGYHIIKRVE, from the coding sequence ATGCGCCGCATCCCGGTCGCGCTCCTGCTCGCGCTCGCTGCCTGTCCCAAGCCGCCACCGGCCGTGGTCGACGCTGGCCCGCCGCCGGTCATCAGCCAGGACATCCTGGTGCGCCCGGTGGTCACGCACCGCGCGCGGGTGCAGCACGTGCTCATCGGCTGGGGTGATTTGTCGGCCGTGTACCGCGGGGCCATGGACGAGCGGGCCAAGCTGCGCACCCAGGCCGGCGCCGAAGATGTCGTCCGCTCGGTGCTCCAGCGCGTGAAGGAGGGCGAGTCCTTCGAGCAGCTCATGAGCGAGTACTCGGAGGATCTCCGCAGCTCGCACAACGGCTCGAGCTACGAGGTCCTCCCCGACGGCAAGCTCCAGCCCGGGTTCCAGGCGCTCTCGCTGCGGCTGAACGTGGGCGAGGTGGGCGTGTGCCGGAGCGAGTTCGGCTACCACATCATCAAGCGCGTCGAGTGA
- a CDS encoding alpha/beta hydrolase: MSQPQLFSARYITTPDGAELWCQLEGEGEHAVVLADGLGCDGFIWKYLEPHLAQKYRVVRFHYRGHGKSGLPRDPARLSVQHFADDLAQILDELRVPRAAIFGHSMGVQVILEFHRRHRDRVAALVPVCGSYGNVLDTWHDDTMLKRAFPILREVVERFPSLVKRVWTKILPTEMSIFIGRHFESQAEFLRREDFWPYFRHLGEMDPVAFVRTLEVASKHSAWEHLPEVDVPTLIIAGEKDRFTPVWLSERMHVHIPGSELVIVPNASHCAPLEMPGLVELAAEQFLARVFAAAPLTRRA, from the coding sequence GTGAGCCAGCCGCAGCTCTTCAGCGCGCGCTACATCACCACCCCCGACGGCGCCGAGCTCTGGTGCCAGCTCGAAGGCGAAGGGGAGCACGCGGTGGTGCTGGCCGACGGCCTGGGCTGCGACGGCTTCATCTGGAAGTACCTGGAGCCGCACCTGGCGCAGAAGTACCGCGTGGTTCGGTTTCACTACCGGGGGCACGGCAAGAGCGGGCTCCCGCGCGATCCTGCGCGGCTCTCGGTGCAGCACTTCGCCGACGATCTCGCGCAGATCCTGGACGAGCTGCGCGTGCCGCGCGCCGCCATCTTCGGCCACTCGATGGGCGTGCAGGTGATCCTCGAGTTCCATCGGCGGCACCGGGATCGCGTGGCGGCGCTGGTGCCCGTGTGCGGCAGCTACGGCAACGTCCTCGACACCTGGCACGACGACACCATGCTCAAGCGCGCCTTCCCGATCCTGCGCGAGGTGGTGGAGCGCTTCCCTTCGCTGGTGAAGCGCGTGTGGACGAAGATCCTGCCGACGGAGATGTCGATCTTCATCGGGCGGCACTTCGAGTCGCAGGCCGAGTTCCTGCGCCGCGAGGACTTCTGGCCCTACTTCCGCCACCTGGGCGAGATGGATCCGGTGGCGTTCGTGCGCACGCTGGAAGTGGCGAGCAAGCACTCGGCGTGGGAGCACCTGCCGGAGGTCGACGTGCCCACGCTGATCATCGCCGGCGAGAAGGACCGCTTCACGCCAGTGTGGCTCTCGGAGCGCATGCACGTGCACATCCCCGGGAGCGAGCTGGTGATCGTGCCCAACGCGAGCCACTGCGCGCCGCTGGAGATGCCGGGGCTGGTGGAGCTCGCCGCCGAGCAGTTCCTGGCCCGCGTGTTCGCTGCCGCGCCGCTCACTCGACGCGCTTGA